From a single Prionailurus bengalensis isolate Pbe53 chromosome A1, Fcat_Pben_1.1_paternal_pri, whole genome shotgun sequence genomic region:
- the LTC4S gene encoding leukotriene C4 synthase, with translation MKDDVALLATVTLLGVLLQAYFSLQVISARRAFRVSPPLTTGPPEFERVYRAQVNCSEYFPLFLATLWVAGIFFHEGAAALCGLVYLFARLRYFQGYARSPQQRLAPLYTSASALWLLVAMAALGLLVHFLPAALRASLLGPFRTLLPRV, from the exons ATGAAGGACGACGTGGCTCTTCTGGCCACTGTCACCCTCCTGGGAGTCCTGCTGCAAG CCTACTTCTCCCTGCAGGTGATCTCTGCACGCAGAGCCTTCCGCGTGTCGCCGCCGCTCACCACCGGCCCGCCCGAGTTCGAGCGTGTCTACCGAGCCCA aGTGAACTGCAGCGAGTACTTCCCGCTGTTCCTCGCCACGCTCTGGGTCGCCGGAATCTTCTTTCACGAAG GTGCGGCGGCCCTGTGCGGTTTGGTCTACCTTTTCGCGCGTCTCCGCTACTTTCAGGGCTACGCGCGCTCGCCGCAGCAAAG GCTGGCTCCCCTGTACACAAGCGCGAGCGCGCTCTGGCTGCTGGTAGCGATGGCGGCGCTCGGCCTGCTAGTCCACTTTCTCCCGGCCGCGCTGCGCGCCTCGCTCCTTGGACCGTTCCGGACGCTGCTGCCCAGGGTTTGA